In the genome of Ureibacillus sp. FSL W7-1570, the window CACTATTTTTTTTCAAGCTTCATATGACAGGGGATATTGGGAAATACATTAATCCGAAATACGATTTTATGAGTAAGATTGCAATCGGTTTTTTTTTGATTTTCTTGTTGATTCAAGTGCCAAGAATTTTTCAAAAGAGGCATGCCCATCACGATTGTACGAATCATTGCTGCCATCATCATCATGAAAAATGGAATGTCGGGAAAATCATAAGTTTTGCCATCGTTATTTTTCCAATCATGACTGGTTTGACATTTGCTCCTGCAACATTAAATTCTTCGCTTGCTGCCAATAATGGGTCAATCCTTTCACAAATCAGTTATCAAAAAGAAGAAGCGTCATTGGAAGAATTGCTCAATCAAAATTCGGAGTCATTAACGGAAAAAGAATCGATTGATATTTACTCCAGTGATTATGAGCCATTAGTAAACGAAAATTATTTAACGGAAGAGGAAATAAAATCAAAACATGAAAAACTCCAAAATGCGGAAATTATTGAAATGGATGAGGATATTTTTATTTCCTATTACAGCAGCATTAACGATAATCCATCATCCTTTGAAGGCAGAACGATCAAAATGAAAGGATTTGTATTTAAAGAAGGGGATTTTACGGAAAATCAGTTTGTCCTATCGAGATTTTTTATTACCCATTGTGTTGCTGATGCGAGCGTGATCGGATTTTTGGCGGAATTGGACGGGGCCGATCAATTACAACAGGATTCATGGTTGGAAATCGAAGGAGGATTGGCTGTTGCAAATTATCATGGAATGGAAATCCCCAAAATCAACGTCACAAATTGGAAAATCATTGAGGAACCTGAAGAACCGTATATATTCCCGATTCAAACATGGGTAGAATAAACGATTTCATCCAAAAAAGCTTATTATGTTTCGGGCAGAACCATTACAGGTATCTGTTTCTTCCATTTTGGCCTATTATAACAGTTCACGCATTCGGATGCTTTACACCGCGTGCTGTTATAATAGGTTTTAATTTTACAGAGACAATGAAGTCATTTGGAAGTAGGCTTCGTAAGTTTAGGGAATATCGAAAAAACGAAAGAGGGGAAAATTTACATTCCCTCTTATCAATGGCAGTACGTTATTCAAAAAACTTCGCCACATTTTGATTCCGCATGGCTTCTTGTTTTTGTTTGTTGTTTACATGGGTATAAATTTGCGTGGTACTTAAATTGGTATGGCCCATCAACTCTTGTACCGTCACAAGATCGACCCCTTCCCGCACAAGTCTTGTGCCGAACGTATGTCTCAATTTATGGGAAGATAACTTTTTGCTTTGTAAATAATGGAAGTCGGGTAAACTTTTCAGCCTATTGAATGCCTCTTCTGAAATCATTTGAATTCTTCTTCTTGAAAGTCTTTCTCCCCGTTTTGAAACAAAAAAGGCATTGCGATGTTCCTGCTTTGGCGTTGGCCGATACATGTGTTCGTACTCCATTAGTAAATGAAACAAGGGGGCAGGCAATGGAATATAGCGAGCTTTGCTCCCTTTTCCCATGACATTAATGCCGGGTTCGTTTTCATCCCGAATGAGATCTGATGTGTTTAAATGATAGATTTCAATGACACGTAATCCAGCCAGACTCATAAGCATCAATATGCATTTATTACGGATATGGTATTGGTCATGTTTAATGCATTGAAATAGCAAACGAAGCTCTTCATCGTTTAAATAGGTGGGCAATGGATTTTTTTCAGTTTTTGCTATATCGATTTCAAGAGCCGGGTTAAAGTTCAGCTCCTCCGCTTTCACAAGGGATTTAAAAAACGTTCGCAAAGACATCAATCTCCGGTTGCGCGTTGTTTTTGCCTTGCCTTTTTGCGTTTTCCTCAAATATTCTTGGATATTTTTCGATCCCACTGTGTCGAGTGGAATCAACTTTTCTTCCTTTTCAAACAGGAAAGTTAGAAAAGACTGCACATCAGATAGATAACATTTAATTGTATAAGGCGAATAGCCCAAATCCTCCAGATAGGTTTTAAAAATATCGATTTCATTTTCATAATGGTCTAAGACTTGTTGTGATTCCATCATCTAAACCTCTTTTCAGGCCTTGTAGTTTCTGAATCAGCTTTTTCATCAAATAATCTATTGAGTCCATAAGATAGGGGATTGTTCGTTAAACAAAGGAAATTAAAAAATTAAAAACATAACTGCATATAATATACATTATATGCAGTTAAAAGTAAAATACAGGAAATAATATAAGGGGAATATGAAGCTCTCTGTAAGCGATTCTCAGATGATTTTGAAGGGAACGGTTCGCAAAATCATTTTTCGATGCGTCTCAGGGCGTCACAGGGAAAGATCCGGTTTATTCCATGTATATAGGTGGACGAGGTGTCATGATCCATTGCCGAAAGGGACAAGCGGGGAAAGTGCCAACAACGTACATATTGGGTTTTTGGCACTATTAATTTTATTTGTCAAAATTCATAAAGCTATTTTTATCTGGAGAGAAAATTGTTATGATTTGAAAAAGTGCATATAAAGGAGAGGAAACAAAATCGCCAGAACAGTTATATTCATTTTATCGGTACTTTTTTTAGCAGCGTGCAACATAGATTCGGAAAATGCTTCGGATATTTCATCCCCGCCAAAAATAGAAACGGAAGAGCCTCTAACTGTACCCGATGCTCCGGTGACATATACCGCAACCATTTCGGCGGTCGGCGATATTTTATTACATAATTCTGTCTATGAAGATGCATCCATCGGGAATCAACAATACGATTTCACCAAAATGTTCCGTGAGGTGAAGCCTTATTTGGAAAGTGCGGATATCACGGTGGCGAACTCGGAAAGTATTATCGGCGGAAAAGAGTTGGGGCTTTCCAGTTATCCTCAATTCAACAGCCCGTTTGAAATCGGCGACGCATTGAAAGATTCGGGTGTGGATGTGGTGAATATGGCCAACAATCATACACTCGATCGTGGGGAGCGTGCCATACTGAATGCAACCAACTATTGGAACCAGATCGGTATCATCTATGTTGGGTGTGCCGCAACAGAAGAGGAATCAAAAATTATCAAAACGATAACGAAAAATCATATTACCTTTTCTTTTTTAGGGTATACATACGGGACAAACGGGATTTCCGCGCCTCCAGGCAAGGATTATTTAGTCAATTATATAAATTTGGAAAAAATGAAAGAGGATATCCAACGGGCAAAGGAAATTTCTGATGTGGTTGTCGTGAATGTACATATGGGGAATGAATATGAGCGCCAATTCAATGATTTCCAGGATGAGATTGCCCAACATTTGGCTGATTATGGTGCCGATATCGTTTTTGCCCACCATCCCCATGTATTGCAGCCGGCGAAATGGTACACAGGGGAAAAAGGGAATCAAACCTTTGTCATTCATTCGTTAGGCAATTTTTTATCTGGACAAGATCGGCTTTATACACGTATTGGAGCCATTTTGCAATTGGATGTGAAGAAGACGGTCAATTATGACGAGTTTGGCAAAGAGCGTTCAACGATTGAAGTCATGAATCCCCAGTTGCTTCCAACTTATGTAAAGTTTCAACGTTGGAGAAATTATGAAATTCTTCCATTATATAGCGTTACCAACGAGGAACTGCAAAATGCCCAAGGGATTTATGAAGAAATCAAATCCCATATGATGCAGTACATGCCTGAAATCACATTTATTGAATGGGAGCCGGTACAATAATCATCACAAATTTTTCAAGCTGAGTATACAGTGGCTATACTTAGCTTTTTCTTTTTGTCATATCCGTTCCGCCTTTGGACATTCTAAAGATAAGGTGTTTGGATTAGTATGGAGCAATTCATCACATTTATGTAAAAAGAAAGGAGTGAGAAAGTGCCGATTCATTTGTATATCGAACAGTATTTTCAACAATATCCGAAGGCAAGAAAAACGGGCATTGAAGTGAAAAACCCGCCTCTGGAAAAACGCCCGAAAGTGTTTAATGTGGAAGATCGACTCGTTTCGATAGGGAATATGCAAGTTCCAATCCGTATTTATGAACCGAATGGAAAAAAGAGACATCCAATATTGATTTTTCTCCACGGAGGAACTTTTATTCCTGGCGGTGTCGAAAGCCATGATGTCAGTTGCCGGTTGATCTGTTCTTTATCGGGTTATAAAGTGGTTGCGGTCGATTATTGCACCAATGAAAACGTTTCGAACATGTTCCGGCAATGTGACGTTGTGGCGAAGTGGATTGTTGATCATGCCGAAGAATTGGGAGGCCTTTCAGAAGAAATGGCAATCGGCGGGCCAAGCATCGGCGCCCATTTTGCCGCAAGGATTGTTCTGAATTTCATCATTCAAGGCGATTTTCGATTTAAGAAGCAGATATTGTTTTATCCCATCATTGATTTCAATGATCAGGTGAAGAACAGCCCCCATTTTTCAAGAATGCTTTTTAATGGAAAATACGGCCTTGATCTCACAATGCATTCTTTGAATTTCTCCGAACATGATACATCTATTTCCTATTATGCGCCCCTTTACGAAAATAATAAGTATTTAACACAAATACCGCCCACCTTAATCTTGACGGCAGAATATGATCCGTTATGCGATGAAGGAGAACATTATGCAGAGAATTTGCGGAAAGCCGGTGCTGATGTAAGGCTCGTACGCTTTGATGGAAATGTTCACGGGTTTATGCAAAATTTTCCTGGTTCGCCGGATTATATGCGAGGTTACGACATCACTGCGGAATTTTTGTCTGTTCCATCCCTCATTTCACATGTGTTGTGACATCAAATCAAAAGGGAAGCCGGATTGGACTTCCCTTATTTTTCCGCTTCTTTTTTGTCCTTTTCCAATATCGTTAAAATGACCATTTCAATCCGATTTTGTTCAAATTCGAGGATTTGGAACCTCAAGTTTTCATATTCGATGACTTTATTTTGTTTTGGATACCGTCCCAATTGTTCCAGCAAAAAGCCGTTGAGCGTGTCAAAATCCTCGGATGGCAGATGGATCCCCAATTCATCTTCAATTTTATATAAATGGGTGATTCCTTTAATCAAATATTGATTTGGAGCAATTTTTTGAATTTCCTTTTCTTCTTCATGGGTTTCGCTATGGATTTCCCCCACGATTTCTTCAATGACATCTTCTATCGTCACCAATCCTTCTGTACCACCGTATTCATCAATAACAATGGCCATATGAACATTGCTCTTTTTCATCGTTTGGAACAATATATCGATTGTTAGCGAATCGATGACAAAGGTTGGTTTTCGCAATATTACCCTCAAATTAAACGGTTTTGTCCCCCAGTTCAAATGAAGCAATAAATCTTTCACATGCAAAATTCCAACGATATGATCGATATCTTCTTCATAAACGGGATAGCGGGTATATCGGTTTTCATTGACAATTGCCAACGTTTCTTCCAAAGTCGCTTCCATCGGGATGGCAACGATATCTACCCGGTGGGTGAAAATATCCGTTACCGATTTGTCATTGAATTCAAATACGTTTTGGATCATTCTGCTTTCGCTTTTTTTGATGGTTCCCTGAATATCGCCCAATTCGACCATCATCCGGATTTGTTCTTCCGTAGCCTCTTCACGGATGACTTTCTCATTCATTTTCAACAGACGAAGAACTGCATTCGTTGAAAAACTGAGCACTTTTACAAGTGGATAACATACATAAAAAATCAACGTCAGTGGCAATGCCACCATATTGGCAACACTTTCATACCGCTGCAATGCGATTTTTTTCGGCACCAGTTCCCCAAATACGAGGGTAAAATAAGATAAAACGGCAGTAATGACGATAACGGAAAGAATATCGAGCACTTCCAGGGATAAAGGGATGCCCAGGTCAAATAAAACTTGGGCAAAACGGTCCGAAAAATTATCTGCAGCGAAGGCGCTTGCCAAGAAACCCGCCAATGTAATCCCGATTTGGATGGTGCTTAAAAAACGGCTCGGTTCGGAAATTAATTTATCCAATAATTTTGCTTTACGGTCGCCTTTTTCCGCCAAATTTTTTATTTTTATTTCATTCAATTCCACAAGCGAAAATTCAGATGCGGCAAAAAAGGCGTTTAATAATACAAGGAAAATCAATACGATGAAAGTCGTCATGATACTAGCCCTCCAGTAACAGGGGTGATTACCTATATTTTAGCAGAGAGCATAAAATTGGTTAAAACTTTTCAAAGTATGGTTCTTACAAAATGTTGACGGGATGGCAGTTGATCGGCATCATCATTCGGCCAAACTTTTTTATTTTCAACGAGAACTATTTATGAGATAAATATTGGTAAGAATAAGGGAGAGGAGTGGGAGATTTGAGCAAAATCGAAACGGTTGTCAATTGGCTTCAGTCATCGAAAAAAACAGTCGTGTTGACTGGCGCCGGCATGTCTACAGAAAGCGGAGTTCCTGATTTCCGTTCCGCATCCGGTTGGTGGACGAAAACGGATCCCCAGCAAGTGGCGACGGTGGATGCGTTAGAATCCAATTACCCTCTGTTTCATGAATTTTATTCCATGAGAATTCAATTGCTTGATAAATGTTCTCCCCACAAAGGCCATTACATTCTGGCGGATTGGGAGAAAAGAGGGATTCTTCATCATATTGCCACCCAAAATGTGGACGGTTTTCATTCCAAGGCGGGAAGCAGGAAGGTGGACGAACTGCACGGCTCAATTTATACGTTCCGCTGCCATTCTTGCGGAAGAGATGCTTCAAAAGAAGCCTTTTTGGCAAAGGAACGCTGCGCCCATTGCCAAGGCTGTTTGAGGCCGAATGTCGTCCTTTTTGGTGAAATGTTGCCAGAGAATGCTTGGAGAAGCGCTTTATCCAATATTCAAAGTGCGGACGTCGTCATCGTGATCGGAACAAGCCTGGAAGTGTATCCGGTCAATCAGCTTCCGATGATGACGAAAGGGAAGAAGGTCTACATTAATAAAGAAGCGGCGTCCCACGCATCTTATTTCGATTGCATTTTGGAAGGGAAAGCGAAAGAAGTTATAATGGAGCTGGATGACCGGCTAATTGGATAGCTGTTCGGGGTTCCAAAGAAGGTTGGGAGGATAATCTCATATGAATTATCCTCTTTTATCGTTTTAAAGGGCTTATTGAATTTCTAATTTATATAATCGCTCGATCGGCGAATCTTTCCGAAACGTTTGGACTTCCCCGATGAACTTCCAACCGAATTTTTCATATAATCCCATGTGTTTTGTATATAAGTACAGTTCGTTTAAATTCGCTTTTTTCGCATTTTCATTGACGGTGTTCATTAATGTGCGGAAAACGTTTTTTCCCCGGAATTTTTCATCCACATAAACATTGATCAACCAAGGATACAGATCCGGCCTGCTTTCCAAATCATCAAACATGGCCAGTTGGTACATGCCTGCAGGTTCATCCCCGATCATTGCGACAAAGGTTTGGGGCAACCGCACTTCATTTAATGAATGTTCCAAATTGCACCGCACCTCTTCGAAACTCTTTCCGTCCCTTAATCCCCACCAGTGATAATTCCATTCGCATATTTTTTCAAAGATCGGATGATTTTTGTCCACCAATTTTATGATTTTCATCGGCGCCGTTTCCTTTCCATCGTTGTACATTCCCTTGTATGTTACCATATGGCGACATCCAAAATCACTCGCTTTTGTGGGGCTTTTTATCGGAAAATGGGGTAAGCAAAATTCTGAAAAAAGAAAATCGGAGAATAAATGATGGAGATTATTGAATGTTTAATGATTGAATTTTTTATGCAACAGCACCTAAAATAGGATGGACTACATCTAGAGAGGTGCATACATATGTGGATAGGGGCGGCATTGGCCACAATGTTTTGCTTTGGAACGAATAATATGATTTTCAAGTGGAGTACGACAAAAGGGTACTCGAAAATACATATCCAGCTTTATTTTTATTTGATCGCCTTTTTGTTGGCTTTGGGCTATGGCCTGATGACGGGAATCCATGCAATGAACTTGGCGACAATCGTTCTGGGGGCATTGATCGGCATATTAAATACGAACGGCAACATCCAAATGTCCAAAGCCTTCGAAAAAGGGCCGGCAAGCATCACCAGTTCGCTCATCAGTTTGAACACCATTATTCCGATTTTAAGTGCCGCGTTGATATTCCATGAACATATCACCGTTTTGCAATGGACGGGCATTATCATCATGTTGTGCTCCGCCGTGGTGATTCAATATTCGCCTTCAAGCAATGTGCATGCGGAATATTTGCCTTGGATGATCAGAATTTGCCTCGCCATTCTGTCATTAGGGATTCTAGGAATTTTGATGAAAGCATCGACTTATTTGCATATTGAGCCGCTCAATACTTTAATTTGCATGTATGGCGGCGGGGCGGTTTATTTGATTGCAAATAGTCTTGTCCAAAAAGAAAACTGGCAGCCTTCCGAATTGAAAGTGGGCGCCGTTGTCGGTTTGTTGAGCGTGATCGCCTACAGCTGCTATTTCTTCGCTTTGCAAAAAGGAATCGCAAGCATAGTTTTCTCCATCGTTTCGTTAAGCTGTTTGGTGGTCGTTTGCGGAAGTTGCCTGATCTTCCACGAAAGGCTCAAAACTTATCAGATTATTGGTGTTATCACCGCGCTGTTGGGCATCATTTTTACAAAAATATAGGATTGGGTGATTGTCATGACGTGAGGGCTGATTCGGCCCTCATTTTTCATTTCCATGAACAATTAATCAAGTTGTTCAATATATATAAATATGGAAACATAAATAGAAAAGAGGTACGCAAGTGGTTACTTATCATTGGGGTGTTGATTCATCGCAAAAAGTGACGACAGACCTTTATAATTGTGTTTTGAACAATTACGGGAAGCCGGAGTTTTGGGGAAGATATTTGACCCGTGTCGAAGGGGCATCAGAAGGTTTGGATCGCGAAGAAATTGAACTGCTCCATAATAGTGGTACAAAATTGCTGCCAATCTACAACGATTTTAAAAGAGCGGTAGGGGAAAATGAAGGAAGAGTGGTGGCGATGTTTGCCTCTTATCATGCAAAAAGGCTTGGCATCCGGAAGGGAACACCGATTTTCGCCAATGTCGAACGTTTTTTTGATGTGGATGGCAGTTGGATCCGTGGATATGTCAATTACATGTATAATACGGATTTTAAACCGGGCTTTTATCACGATCCGACGGAAGGAAACTTTGCAAAAGCCTATTGCGAGGCGGTCAATCAAGATCCGTTGGTGGCGAATCAGGCCATCTTATGGAGTGCGGAGCCTGATCCGGGGGTGACAAAAGCACAATTGGCCCCAAAATTTGATCCGGCGAAAGTGCCTTGTGAAGGAAATGTCTGGATTTGGCAATACGGAAGAAATTCAAGAACATGTCCTATTGATACGAACTTGGCGGACAGCCGTTTATTTGAAATGTTATATTAGATACAAGGATTTTGTAAATGAAGTTTACAAAAATAATTGTAAACATGTTGATGAAATAAACGCTGTTCAACAGTTATAGGAAAAGGTTAGGGGGAATTTTTATTTGTTATGGGAATTTTCCCTTTATTCAAGTAATCAAATTTGATATAAAAAGCAAATTTTTAATAATAATACAAAGAATATGCGGGAAGAATCGTTCAGCATGTTGAAGGAAGATTAAACAGCCCATTCGAAACATCCGGAAGCATTTCGGCAATTGCTTCCGCTACAGAACAAGAACTTGGCACGATGCAGGAAATCGCCGATGAAGCCCAAAAGATGGTCCTTGAATACATCCACTCAGAAATTTAAATTTTATTCTGGACTGCCAGCAAATTTTCATTCCAAGAAGGCGCAAGAAAATATCGCCTTCTTTTTTTGTATGAGTCAATTGAATCGGGGAACAATACATAGCAAAAAGATTGGGTTGTGTGGAACCATTGATGAAAAGAAGTTTAATCCTTTTGCTATTACTGACCTTTTTCAAGCAGCCGGTTGCAACCGGTGCTTATTTTGACTCGATATTGCCACTTACCGGAGAAAGAAAGATCGATCTCATTGATCCTTATACCAAAGAAGTCATACACACTTTTCATCCTGAAGATTATTGGATTGAACTGGACGTAAGGATTTTCAAGGAAGAAGTGGAAAATTGGATTCAGGAAATTCAACCAAAATATTTTAAAGAAATGACACTGGATCGGATTGATACCGATGGCGAAATCATCAAAGGCACACCGAAAACGGAAATCAATGCCTCCTTATTGACTGAAGAGGTATTAAAGCGGGCTTTTACAGGAGGCAGAATCGAAATTCCGTTAAAAGTGACCGAAAGCAATTATCGGCCAACGGATGTGCCTCATTTGAAGGAAGTGGTGATTGCCACTTATACCACCCGTTTCAACCCGAATCAGACGGGCAGAAGCAAAAATATCGAAATTTCGGCGGCCGCCATCCATAATGTGATCGTCGGAAGCGGGGACAAATTCTCTTTCAATTCCATCGTGGGGCCAAGAGAAATTGCCAATGGCTATCAAATGGCTCCGGAAATTGTCAACGGTAAGTTAGTCATGGGAATCGGCGGGGGAATCTGCCAAACTTCATCCACTTTATTCAATGCTGTTGATCAGCTGTCAGTGGAGATCATTGAAAGACATCATCATTCAAAGGATGTGGGATATGTCCCAAAAGGGAGAGACGCAACGGTTTCCTTTTATGGGGGATTGGATTTCCAATTTATTAATACGACGGGAGTCCCTTTCCTCATCCAAACGTATTACAGGCCGGGTTCCCTTACTGTCGTTATCAGGACGTCCAAAGAATATGCGGAATTGATGCAAAATGAATTGGCAAAAAACGATGAATCCCCTTAAAATTTCATTTCATAGTTCCTCTGAATCAACTCAAAATAAGACTGAACAATAAAAAAGGAGGAGAGATGGCAATGACAAACCGCAAACCGAAACCTGACGACCGTTCCGATAATGTGGAAAAATTACAGAACATGATTCAAAATACAATCGAAAATTACCGTGAAGCAGAAGCAAGTATGGAATTTGCCGGACCTGAAGAAAGAGAAAAGATCAAAGCGAAAAATGAACGGCGAAAAAAAGCGATTGAAGGTTTCCGAAAAGAAGTGAAGGAAGAAGCGGCTGCCCGTGAAAACGGGGAAGTCTAATGATCATATGGAAACTGGCGACTGGCCAGTTTCCTTTTTATTTTGCAATTGAAATTTCTTTTTTTATAATTAATATTGTGTTTGAAAATAGATTTCGAAAACTGTGAGTTTTTTGGGGGGGAATTCAGGATGAATATGGTAGAAACGCTTATCAATCAAAGCCAAAACGTCATGGAACTGATGAAACAATTGAAAAAGGTTGCATCCAAGAAAGGAAGCAAACGGGCTGAATTGATTGAGAAATTCACTGCCAACCATCATTCATTTAATGTTTATACATATGCCAGCGAGGAAGCGAGACAATCGAAGGAAGTGGATACATTAAAACTGAAGTTGGATGAATTCAGCAGCCAATTCGATGCAGCCCGTTATGAAGATGACGGGGAAGTGAATGTAGAGCAAGTGCATGTTTTATATAAGGAAGTGCTGGTCGCGTACAACGATATGGTGATTGCCCTTGGGTACGACAAACATGTGATTGATATTGAGAAATTTTAGTCCAATAAAAAAAGAAGCGGATCTTTTGGCGTGCTTTCAGATCCGCTTCTTTTTTAATTTTTATAACTATATTCCAGTTCCTCCGTTTCCGGATTGACAGTAACGTATAAATCATGTTCATTGAAAAACCATACATCATCTTTTTCAATATAGAAATGGATATCATCAATGACCGTTTCAATGCCGATATCATGGGGTTGTTCCCGATTCATCCCAAGGGAAAAAGCTTCATGAAAAGGAGATGAACCGCCATAGCGGGCATAAAACCGGATATAATCACCTGCCGTTGCTTCCATTTCTTCCTTGAACCAAGATAATGCTTCCTCTGAAATGACGATTTTCATTCCCCCAACCAAATCCTTTCAAGTAACATTATAACCATTTCACTTTCGGCTCAGTGCCTTCCTTGATGCGTTTAATATTGGAGCGGTGGCGGTAGATAATGAATGACGCCAATATCACAACCATTATAAATAATGCATAATCACCTGTCA includes:
- a CDS encoding glycoside hydrolase domain-containing protein yields the protein MVTYHWGVDSSQKVTTDLYNCVLNNYGKPEFWGRYLTRVEGASEGLDREEIELLHNSGTKLLPIYNDFKRAVGENEGRVVAMFASYHAKRLGIRKGTPIFANVERFFDVDGSWIRGYVNYMYNTDFKPGFYHDPTEGNFAKAYCEAVNQDPLVANQAILWSAEPDPGVTKAQLAPKFDPAKVPCEGNVWIWQYGRNSRTCPIDTNLADSRLFEMLY
- a CDS encoding HesB/YadR/YfhF family protein, with the protein product MKIVISEEALSWFKEEMEATAGDYIRFYARYGGSSPFHEAFSLGMNREQPHDIGIETVIDDIHFYIEKDDVWFFNEHDLYVTVNPETEELEYSYKN
- a CDS encoding DMT family transporter, whose product is MWIGAALATMFCFGTNNMIFKWSTTKGYSKIHIQLYFYLIAFLLALGYGLMTGIHAMNLATIVLGALIGILNTNGNIQMSKAFEKGPASITSSLISLNTIIPILSAALIFHEHITVLQWTGIIIMLCSAVVIQYSPSSNVHAEYLPWMIRICLAILSLGILGILMKASTYLHIEPLNTLICMYGGGAVYLIANSLVQKENWQPSELKVGAVVGLLSVIAYSCYFFALQKGIASIVFSIVSLSCLVVVCGSCLIFHERLKTYQIIGVITALLGIIFTKI
- a CDS encoding TIGR03943 family protein, producing MGINTQQSLKAMILGLFALFFFKLHMTGDIGKYINPKYDFMSKIAIGFFLIFLLIQVPRIFQKRHAHHDCTNHCCHHHHEKWNVGKIISFAIVIFPIMTGLTFAPATLNSSLAANNGSILSQISYQKEEASLEELLNQNSESLTEKESIDIYSSDYEPLVNENYLTEEEIKSKHEKLQNAEIIEMDEDIFISYYSSINDNPSSFEGRTIKMKGFVFKEGDFTENQFVLSRFFITHCVADASVIGFLAELDGADQLQQDSWLEIEGGLAVANYHGMEIPKINVTNWKIIEEPEEPYIFPIQTWVE
- a CDS encoding hemolysin family protein; amino-acid sequence: MTTFIVLIFLVLLNAFFAASEFSLVELNEIKIKNLAEKGDRKAKLLDKLISEPSRFLSTIQIGITLAGFLASAFAADNFSDRFAQVLFDLGIPLSLEVLDILSVIVITAVLSYFTLVFGELVPKKIALQRYESVANMVALPLTLIFYVCYPLVKVLSFSTNAVLRLLKMNEKVIREEATEEQIRMMVELGDIQGTIKKSESRMIQNVFEFNDKSVTDIFTHRVDIVAIPMEATLEETLAIVNENRYTRYPVYEEDIDHIVGILHVKDLLLHLNWGTKPFNLRVILRKPTFVIDSLTIDILFQTMKKSNVHMAIVIDEYGGTEGLVTIEDVIEEIVGEIHSETHEEEKEIQKIAPNQYLIKGITHLYKIEDELGIHLPSEDFDTLNGFLLEQLGRYPKQNKVIEYENLRFQILEFEQNRIEMVILTILEKDKKEAEK
- a CDS encoding alpha/beta hydrolase; protein product: MPIHLYIEQYFQQYPKARKTGIEVKNPPLEKRPKVFNVEDRLVSIGNMQVPIRIYEPNGKKRHPILIFLHGGTFIPGGVESHDVSCRLICSLSGYKVVAVDYCTNENVSNMFRQCDVVAKWIVDHAEELGGLSEEMAIGGPSIGAHFAARIVLNFIIQGDFRFKKQILFYPIIDFNDQVKNSPHFSRMLFNGKYGLDLTMHSLNFSEHDTSISYYAPLYENNKYLTQIPPTLILTAEYDPLCDEGEHYAENLRKAGADVRLVRFDGNVHGFMQNFPGSPDYMRGYDITAEFLSVPSLISHVL
- a CDS encoding VanW family protein, whose translation is MKRSLILLLLLTFFKQPVATGAYFDSILPLTGERKIDLIDPYTKEVIHTFHPEDYWIELDVRIFKEEVENWIQEIQPKYFKEMTLDRIDTDGEIIKGTPKTEINASLLTEEVLKRAFTGGRIEIPLKVTESNYRPTDVPHLKEVVIATYTTRFNPNQTGRSKNIEISAAAIHNVIVGSGDKFSFNSIVGPREIANGYQMAPEIVNGKLVMGIGGGICQTSSTLFNAVDQLSVEIIERHHHSKDVGYVPKGRDATVSFYGGLDFQFINTTGVPFLIQTYYRPGSLTVVIRTSKEYAELMQNELAKNDESP
- a CDS encoding NAD-dependent deacylase; translated protein: MSKIETVVNWLQSSKKTVVLTGAGMSTESGVPDFRSASGWWTKTDPQQVATVDALESNYPLFHEFYSMRIQLLDKCSPHKGHYILADWEKRGILHHIATQNVDGFHSKAGSRKVDELHGSIYTFRCHSCGRDASKEAFLAKERCAHCQGCLRPNVVLFGEMLPENAWRSALSNIQSADVVIVIGTSLEVYPVNQLPMMTKGKKVYINKEAASHASYFDCILEGKAKEVIMELDDRLIG
- a CDS encoding GNAT family N-acetyltransferase is translated as MVTYKGMYNDGKETAPMKIIKLVDKNHPIFEKICEWNYHWWGLRDGKSFEEVRCNLEHSLNEVRLPQTFVAMIGDEPAGMYQLAMFDDLESRPDLYPWLINVYVDEKFRGKNVFRTLMNTVNENAKKANLNELYLYTKHMGLYEKFGWKFIGEVQTFRKDSPIERLYKLEIQ
- a CDS encoding tyrosine-type recombinase/integrase: MESQQVLDHYENEIDIFKTYLEDLGYSPYTIKCYLSDVQSFLTFLFEKEEKLIPLDTVGSKNIQEYLRKTQKGKAKTTRNRRLMSLRTFFKSLVKAEELNFNPALEIDIAKTEKNPLPTYLNDEELRLLFQCIKHDQYHIRNKCILMLMSLAGLRVIEIYHLNTSDLIRDENEPGINVMGKGSKARYIPLPAPLFHLLMEYEHMYRPTPKQEHRNAFFVSKRGERLSRRRIQMISEEAFNRLKSLPDFHYLQSKKLSSHKLRHTFGTRLVREGVDLVTVQELMGHTNLSTTQIYTHVNNKQKQEAMRNQNVAKFFE
- a CDS encoding CapA family protein: MTYTATISAVGDILLHNSVYEDASIGNQQYDFTKMFREVKPYLESADITVANSESIIGGKELGLSSYPQFNSPFEIGDALKDSGVDVVNMANNHTLDRGERAILNATNYWNQIGIIYVGCAATEEESKIIKTITKNHITFSFLGYTYGTNGISAPPGKDYLVNYINLEKMKEDIQRAKEISDVVVVNVHMGNEYERQFNDFQDEIAQHLADYGADIVFAHHPHVLQPAKWYTGEKGNQTFVIHSLGNFLSGQDRLYTRIGAILQLDVKKTVNYDEFGKERSTIEVMNPQLLPTYVKFQRWRNYEILPLYSVTNEELQNAQGIYEEIKSHMMQYMPEITFIEWEPVQ
- the tlp gene encoding small acid-soluble spore protein Tlp; this encodes MTNRKPKPDDRSDNVEKLQNMIQNTIENYREAEASMEFAGPEEREKIKAKNERRKKAIEGFRKEVKEEAAARENGEV